A region from the Desulfitobacterium dehalogenans ATCC 51507 genome encodes:
- a CDS encoding Na+/H+ antiporter NhaA — translation MSTKKKTINFLQEFSIPLILGVLIALVWANLAPENYHHFVHNEIMGDLSLHFFVNDIFMVFFFAIAAVEITQSLLPGGSLNPIKRAVNPLMATLGGVLGPALVFIGLNALIGSSEFAKGWGIPTATDIALAWLVARVVFGAHHAAVSFLLLLAIVDDGIGLMIIAFFYPDPANPVAPIWLLLTVGGMLVAYLLRRKNVRSYWPYIVLGGVLSWAGLYLAHIHPALALVFIVPFLPHPPREEFGLFEDDPKDHSTLKTFEHEWKIFVDFGLLLFGLTNAGVEFSEISTLTWLIFIALLGGKTLGIFLMGSLATVIGFPFPKGMGYKELLVAGVVAAMGLTVALFVSGVAFIDPGLQGAAKMGALFSAASAVIALVAGKVLGIKKSQDTQA, via the coding sequence GTGAGTACGAAGAAAAAGACTATTAATTTTTTGCAGGAGTTTTCAATACCATTAATTCTAGGTGTTCTTATTGCACTTGTTTGGGCTAATTTAGCGCCGGAGAATTACCATCATTTTGTGCACAATGAAATTATGGGAGACCTATCCCTTCATTTCTTTGTTAACGATATTTTTATGGTGTTCTTTTTTGCTATAGCGGCTGTTGAAATCACCCAGAGCCTATTGCCTGGAGGGAGCTTAAATCCCATTAAACGGGCCGTCAACCCCTTAATGGCCACCCTTGGCGGTGTTCTGGGCCCGGCCCTTGTATTTATTGGTTTAAATGCCCTGATAGGGAGTTCCGAATTCGCTAAAGGTTGGGGCATACCTACAGCCACCGATATCGCCTTAGCTTGGTTAGTGGCAAGGGTAGTGTTTGGGGCTCATCATGCTGCCGTCTCCTTTTTATTGCTCTTGGCTATTGTCGATGATGGCATCGGTCTCATGATTATCGCCTTCTTTTACCCTGACCCCGCCAATCCGGTGGCCCCGATCTGGTTATTGCTCACTGTGGGAGGGATGCTGGTCGCTTATCTGCTTCGACGCAAAAATGTTCGGAGCTACTGGCCTTATATCGTCTTAGGGGGAGTGCTGAGTTGGGCAGGGCTTTATCTGGCTCATATTCATCCGGCTCTGGCCCTGGTTTTCATCGTTCCCTTCCTGCCCCACCCTCCCAGGGAGGAATTCGGCTTGTTTGAGGATGATCCCAAAGATCATTCTACTTTGAAAACATTTGAGCACGAGTGGAAAATTTTCGTGGATTTTGGCCTGCTTTTGTTCGGGTTAACCAATGCGGGCGTGGAGTTCTCGGAAATCAGCACCCTCACATGGCTCATTTTCATTGCCCTCTTAGGAGGAAAAACTCTGGGAATATTCCTAATGGGCTCTTTGGCAACAGTTATCGGCTTTCCCTTTCCCAAGGGCATGGGGTATAAAGAGCTTCTTGTGGCGGGCGTGGTAGCGGCTATGGGACTCACAGTCGCCCTGTTCGTTTCAGGCGTGGCCTTTATCGATCCGGGTCTGCAAGGAGCAGCAAAAATGGGAGCCCTCTTCAGTGCAGCTTCGGCAGTCATTGCCCTGGTCGCGGGTAAAGTGCTAGGAATTAAGAAAAGCCAAGACACTCAAGCTTAA
- the aroA gene encoding 3-phosphoshikimate 1-carboxyvinyltransferase has product MQINNESKGIRINPIRRIQGEIEVPGDKSISHRAALFGGMAQGETHITNFLLGQDCLSTLECLKTLGVEWERRDAEVWIRGRGFENWHEPQDILDVGNSGTTMRIMLGVLAGCPFSATLTGDSSIRSRPMGRVTLPLQEMGARILGRQEGKYAPLTIQGGLLHGVQFNSPVPSAQIKSAILLAGLRAEGETRVTEPFLSRDHTERMLRGFGVDLKSEGCTARVKGGAILSGREVAVPGDISSAAFFLVLGTVIPQGELLLKNVGINPTRTGILDALWQMGADIQVEGEWEECSEPRANLRVRPAQLHGIEIQGEMIPKLIDEIPVLAVAASLAQGETIIRDAAELRVKETDRIQTVVQGLQDLGATIQELPDGLRIQGVKSLRGGSAQSHGDHRLAMAWVVAGLLSEEGVSLEGIEAAEVSFPNFLDLIHEIAQ; this is encoded by the coding sequence ATGCAAATAAATAATGAGTCTAAAGGAATACGAATTAATCCTATTCGGCGAATTCAAGGTGAAATAGAGGTCCCTGGAGATAAGTCCATATCCCATCGGGCTGCTTTGTTCGGCGGGATGGCTCAGGGTGAAACCCATATTACGAATTTTTTGCTGGGACAGGATTGCCTAAGTACGCTGGAATGCCTGAAGACACTGGGAGTAGAATGGGAACGGCGGGATGCGGAAGTCTGGATCAGAGGCCGGGGCTTTGAGAATTGGCATGAACCCCAGGATATTTTGGATGTGGGGAATTCCGGAACCACGATGAGGATCATGTTAGGCGTCTTAGCAGGCTGCCCCTTCAGCGCGACCTTGACCGGGGATTCTTCAATCAGGTCACGACCAATGGGCCGGGTTACCCTTCCTTTGCAGGAAATGGGAGCACGTATTCTCGGTAGGCAAGAAGGAAAATATGCCCCTTTGACCATTCAAGGCGGCCTCTTACATGGGGTTCAATTCAATTCGCCTGTTCCCTCCGCTCAGATAAAGTCCGCCATTCTTCTGGCCGGGCTGAGAGCAGAAGGAGAGACCAGGGTCACAGAACCCTTCCTTTCACGAGATCATACGGAACGAATGCTGAGGGGATTTGGAGTTGATCTAAAGAGCGAGGGCTGCACCGCAAGGGTAAAGGGTGGTGCGATCCTATCCGGACGAGAAGTAGCGGTGCCGGGGGATATTTCCTCTGCTGCATTTTTCCTGGTCCTAGGGACCGTCATTCCCCAGGGAGAGCTCCTTCTCAAGAATGTGGGGATAAATCCAACTCGAACAGGGATTTTGGATGCCCTTTGGCAAATGGGTGCAGATATCCAAGTAGAAGGGGAATGGGAAGAATGCAGTGAACCACGTGCCAATCTCCGCGTACGACCAGCCCAGCTCCATGGCATAGAGATTCAAGGCGAAATGATACCCAAGCTCATCGATGAAATTCCTGTCCTGGCAGTTGCGGCAAGTCTTGCCCAAGGTGAAACGATTATTCGTGATGCCGCTGAGCTTCGGGTCAAAGAGACGGACCGAATTCAGACGGTCGTCCAGGGTCTGCAGGATCTGGGTGCGACCATACAAGAGCTTCCCGATGGGTTGCGGATTCAAGGGGTTAAAAGCTTACGAGGGGGTTCTGCTCAGAGTCATGGAGATCATCGCCTGGCTATGGCTTGGGTGGTGGCAGGTCTGCTTTCTGAAGAAGGGGTAAGTCTGGAAGGTATAGAAGCAGCAGAGGTTTCCTTTCCTAATTTCTTGGACTTGATCCATGAGATAGCTCAATAG
- the aroF gene encoding 3-deoxy-7-phosphoheptulonate synthase, which produces MIIVLKRGAGETEVQEINERLSQEGFKIHLSQGVEKIIIGAVGDRSRLKALDLEALPWVEKVVPILAPYKLVSREFQSENTIVKIGDYEIGGDEIHVMAGPCSVESRSQILETAHAVKEAGATFLRGGAFKPRTSPYAFQGLEEDGLKLLAEAREETGLLVVTEVVDVRDVELVAHYTDILQIGARNMQNFFLLKEVAKTNKPILLKRGPSATLEEWMMAAEYIMDGGNYQVMFCERGIRTFESYTRNTLDLSMVPALQSLSHLPVIVDPSHGTGRWNLVPAMTKAAVAAGADGILVEVHPQPEKAVSDGKQSLTLANFAAMMEELAVLSQALGRPVKGARR; this is translated from the coding sequence ATGATTATCGTATTAAAGCGTGGAGCCGGTGAGACAGAAGTTCAGGAAATCAATGAGCGTTTGAGCCAGGAGGGATTTAAGATTCATCTATCCCAAGGGGTAGAAAAGATTATCATTGGTGCCGTAGGAGATCGTTCGCGACTGAAGGCTCTGGACCTGGAAGCCCTGCCTTGGGTAGAAAAAGTGGTTCCCATTCTGGCACCCTATAAGCTTGTAAGTCGTGAGTTTCAGAGTGAGAATACCATCGTTAAGATAGGGGACTATGAGATTGGCGGGGACGAAATTCACGTAATGGCGGGACCCTGCAGCGTTGAAAGCCGGTCCCAGATTTTAGAGACTGCGCACGCTGTTAAAGAAGCAGGGGCTACCTTTTTGAGAGGAGGAGCTTTCAAACCCCGTACTTCTCCCTATGCTTTTCAGGGCTTGGAAGAGGATGGATTAAAACTTCTCGCCGAAGCCAGAGAAGAGACGGGGCTCCTGGTCGTAACTGAAGTAGTGGATGTGCGGGATGTGGAGCTTGTAGCCCATTATACGGATATCCTGCAAATCGGGGCCCGCAATATGCAGAACTTCTTCCTCCTTAAAGAAGTAGCCAAAACCAATAAACCCATCCTCTTGAAACGAGGACCCTCGGCGACCCTTGAAGAATGGATGATGGCTGCAGAGTACATTATGGATGGCGGCAACTACCAGGTCATGTTCTGTGAGCGGGGGATTCGTACCTTTGAAAGCTACACCAGAAATACTCTGGATTTAAGTATGGTTCCCGCTCTTCAGTCCCTTTCCCATCTTCCGGTTATTGTTGACCCCAGTCACGGAACCGGACGTTGGAATCTGGTGCCTGCCATGACGAAAGCCGCAGTAGCGGCCGGGGCGGATGGTATCCTTGTTGAGGTGCATCCTCAGCCGGAAAAGGCCGTATCTGACGGCAAGCAATCCTTAACCCTGGCTAATTTCGCCGCCATGATGGAGGAATTGGCTGTTCTGTCGCAAGCACTGGGCAGACCGGTGAAAGGGGCTCGTCGGTAA
- a CDS encoding prephenate dehydrogenase, which produces MEKGRETVLSGGWTGQRQPRACVIGLGLIGGSWAGALAGQGWTVCAVECNEESLKEAEARGWIKEGWQDIPEILDVDMVILATPISLLAESFAQVVGCVPAGSLITDVGSVKIDICRAANQMNSVYFIGGHPMTGSEQQGFQAAKPNLFQSYPYVITPPPSCPQEMVEKFSQLVQGLGARIVLREAEDHDDEVALISHLPHVLSLALALTASEGNLRGKPLEIAGRSFREITRLVDSSPEMWRDILFSNASAILRSLDIWEEKVKEIREIIAGADGEEMFKVFERAQRARSQMLNRRESDANK; this is translated from the coding sequence ATGGAAAAAGGTCGGGAAACTGTTTTGTCCGGAGGATGGACAGGGCAAAGGCAGCCCCGTGCTTGTGTCATCGGCCTCGGCCTGATTGGAGGGTCCTGGGCAGGTGCCTTAGCAGGGCAGGGCTGGACTGTCTGCGCTGTAGAATGCAATGAAGAAAGTCTGAAAGAAGCAGAAGCCCGGGGATGGATCAAAGAGGGCTGGCAGGATATACCGGAGATCCTTGACGTGGATATGGTTATCCTGGCGACACCAATTTCCCTGCTGGCAGAAAGTTTTGCCCAGGTCGTCGGTTGTGTGCCCGCCGGCAGCCTCATCACAGATGTAGGAAGTGTAAAAATAGACATATGCCGAGCAGCCAATCAGATGAATTCGGTCTATTTTATTGGGGGTCACCCGATGACAGGATCAGAGCAGCAGGGGTTTCAAGCGGCTAAACCGAATTTATTCCAGAGTTACCCTTATGTGATTACCCCTCCCCCATCTTGTCCTCAGGAGATGGTGGAAAAGTTTTCCCAATTGGTCCAGGGACTTGGGGCAAGAATCGTCTTGCGGGAAGCTGAGGATCACGATGATGAAGTGGCCTTGATCAGCCACCTGCCTCATGTGCTGTCCCTTGCGCTGGCCTTAACTGCATCAGAAGGGAATTTAAGAGGGAAACCCCTCGAAATAGCCGGTCGGAGCTTCAGAGAAATTACGCGGCTGGTGGATAGTTCACCGGAAATGTGGAGGGATATATTGTTTTCCAACGCCTCGGCAATTCTCCGCTCCCTGGATATCTGGGAAGAAAAGGTTAAGGAGATTCGGGAGATCATTGCAGGCGCTGATGGCGAAGAGATGTTTAAAGTGTTTGAGAGGGCTCAAAGGGCCAGGAGTCAAATGCTGAACCGGAGGGAATCAGATGCAAATAAATAA
- a CDS encoding HutP family protein → MVAESKKIAMAALRMAMAESREEEAHLKDGFGRHGIRTVAVDYGGEYLTAIKKIVERAIVAAKREGVIKETHGDEGAVAGATREALSQIMPKAMGLNIGGKIGIARRDEHLSVAVFFGVGLLHLDEVAVGLGHRASPKENMD, encoded by the coding sequence ATGGTTGCAGAAAGTAAGAAAATTGCTATGGCGGCATTGCGCATGGCCATGGCCGAAAGCCGTGAAGAAGAAGCACACTTGAAGGATGGTTTTGGTCGCCACGGAATTCGTACTGTGGCTGTGGATTATGGCGGTGAGTATCTTACAGCTATTAAAAAAATCGTGGAAAGGGCCATAGTTGCCGCCAAGCGGGAAGGGGTCATTAAGGAAACCCATGGAGATGAAGGGGCTGTTGCCGGAGCCACCCGGGAAGCATTGAGTCAGATTATGCCAAAGGCTATGGGATTAAATATCGGTGGGAAAATCGGTATTGCCAGGAGAGATGAACATTTGTCGGTGGCGGTTTTCTTTGGAGTGGGCTTATTGCATCTGGATGAGGTGGCTGTGGGCCTGGGACATAGGGCGTCTCCGAAAGAAAATATGGATTAA
- the aroH gene encoding chorismate mutase yields the protein MTRVRGIRGAITIQENDVEQIRQATQELLQEMMMRNSLATEDIISAIFTLTKDIDVAFPATFARQLGWDRVPMICLNEIPVPGSLPLCIRVLLHVESSLTQEEIHPVYLRDAVNLRRDLVE from the coding sequence GTGACGAGGGTTCGTGGTATACGTGGCGCCATTACGATTCAAGAAAATGATGTAGAACAAATCCGTCAAGCGACACAGGAACTCTTGCAGGAGATGATGATGCGTAATTCCTTAGCGACGGAAGATATTATCAGTGCCATCTTCACCCTGACCAAGGATATCGATGTTGCATTTCCTGCCACTTTCGCACGTCAACTGGGTTGGGATAGGGTGCCTATGATCTGCCTGAATGAAATTCCTGTTCCAGGCTCGCTGCCACTATGTATTCGAGTGCTGCTTCATGTAGAGTCTTCTTTAACTCAAGAAGAAATCCACCCGGTGTACCTAAGGGATGCGGTTAACTTACGCAGAGATCTTGTGGAGTAG